One Lutzomyia longipalpis isolate SR_M1_2022 chromosome 4, ASM2433408v1 DNA segment encodes these proteins:
- the LOC129796475 gene encoding sorting nexin-14-like isoform X2 — protein sequence MSILYLTRLVVNFWLDSVTCLVSIGVVLFTAVCVTVSLTLGLFIIVLYICGAIAGAVLLSNRASVAKYIEFLGFRNYVTKETPECELCGGRRCERHRAHQWRPREPWRGWSVDEQLDKAVDRFYTRILTSFVESWFSLVSRNENFVQLLKENLREATCRLILKIRQIDAPVLITDKLLPCAFAHHETVAKMLADGVPVDKLSATFVHQELTVHPATLNRRAELEYLRGVARCLMPRLINTDQLDSKVLGTLLRELLTCWVFLPLLDAISDPNLINLLIIVATNPRHSPINFRDSQRVTFLEAFARRRDTPSPPPTTWSSCDDLLGDQTKLYSFMQFLKREGAVDVLRFHLDVDNLNRELLDPRVTTDPEKVSALQQQSEKLLTTYQTQMQKEFGGCSAKTLTEAHEAVKASLQGHWRRAFRRTPEYFRLVYGDKDVHALEMSHGHDHGNSTVSRLSKLKGVIRGAVDGAPLEATEIPTVWDAFSETQAAAPNPTIYSSMTQKLRKERGQNLDNFMVSFMQSIEQTTDVGEDVIELREENERQQRPNPPGRNLIYGDLFAVHKNAHLLHNSSLALPYTIKGPSQCLVYI from the exons ATGTCCATTCTCTACTTGACCCGCCTGGTGGTAAACTTCTGGCTAGACAGCGTCACGTGCCTCGTGAGCATCGGGGTGGTTCTCTTTACGGCCGTCTGCGTCACAGTCAG TCTCACCTTGGGCCTCTTTATTATTGTCCTCTACATCTGTGGCGCCATCGCCGGAGCAGTATTACTAAGCAATAGAGCCTCCGTTGCCAAATATATCGAATTCCTTGGCTTCCGGAATTAT GTCACCAAAGAGACTCCTGAGTGTGAACTGTGCGGTGGACGACGATGTGAACGTCATAGAGCACACCAGTGGCGCCCACGGGAACCCTGGCGGGGATGGAGTGTGGATGAACAGCTTGATAAGGCTGTGGATCGCTTCTACACGCGTATCCTCACAAGCTTCGTTGAGAGTTGGTTCTCCCTCGTGTCACGCAATGAGAATTTCGTGCAGTTGCTGAAGGAGAACCTCCGCGAGGCAACGTGTCGGCTTATCCTGAAAATCCGCCAAATTGACGCACCTGTCCTCATCACAGACAAACTCCTACCGTGTGCATTCGCCCACCACGAAACGGTGGCTAAAATGCTAGCTGATGGCGTGCCTGTGGACAAGCTGTCGGCAACATTTGTACACCAGGAACTCACCGTACATCCAGCCACCCTCAATCGGCGTGCTGAACTCGAATACCTCCGTGGTGTGGCACGATGCCTCATGCCACGCCTCATTAACACAGATCAGCTGGATAGCAAAGTTCTCGGGACGCTTCTGCGTGAGCTGCTAACGTGTTGGGTCTTCCTGCCACTCCTGGATGCCATTTCCGATCCCAATCTCATCAATCTCCTCATCATTGTGGCCACAAATCCACGACACAGCCCCATCAACTTCCGCGATAGCCAACGTGTTACATTCCTCGAAGCTTTTGCACGACGACGTGATACCCCATCACCACCCCCTACGACGTGGTCATCGTGCGATGACCTTCTGGGTGATCAAACAAAGCTCTACTCCTTCATGCAATTCCTCAAGCGCGAGGGGGCCGTGGATGTATTGCGTTTTCACCTGGACGTTGACAATCTCAACAGGGAATTGCTGGATCCGCGTGTTACGACGGATCCGGAAAAAGTTTCAGCACTGCAGCAACAATCGGAGAAGTTGCTCACCACCTATCAGACGCAGATGCAGAAGGAATTTGGGGGGTGTAGTGCAAAAACCCTCACGGAGGCACACGAAGCTGTGAAGGCGAGCCTTCAGGGGCACTGGCGAAGAGCCTTCCGGCGGACACCAGAGTACTTCCGGCTTGTCTACGGCGACAAGGACGTTCATGCCCTTGAGATGAGTCATGGCCACGATCATGGAAACTCCACGGTTTCCAGACTATCCAAACTCAAGGGGGTCATTCGGGGAGCAGTGGATGGGGCTCCGCTAGAGGCTACGGAAATTCCCACCGTATGGGATGCGTTTAGTGAAACACAg gctGCTGCACCAAATCCTACCATCTACAGTTCCATGACGCAGAAATTGCGAAAGGAACGCGGACAGAATTTGGACAATTTCATGGTGAGCTTCATGCAGTCCATTGAACAGACCACGGATGTGGGGGAGGATGTGATTGAGTTGCGGGAAGAGAATGAACGGCAGCAACGTCCCAATCCTCCGGGACGGAATCTCATCTACGGGGATTTATTTGCCGTACACAAAAATGCCCATCTACTGCACAATTCTTCCCTGGCGCTGCCTTACACCATCAAGGGACCATCGCAGTGTCTCGTGTACATTT GA
- the LOC129796474 gene encoding A disintegrin and metalloproteinase with thrombospondin motifs adt-1-like → MEVFRTFSSGVEPHSTMQPNPVLWIFLSIAGAFPSRENLHHFMNSNELGYYFETDSPNSVPDYEILPLVIAERSAFGDAGQRNLHVNFSAFNQPISLQLLPNRQLVSPQMRAVEIDQDGIAVEIPPDDRECHFLSSGDILAAVSICDADEEEAMNGIVILGEDALEIRPLNTRLRQLLTVQEALVDTPTPHHGIPHLIRRSAHLPAPLNEDYSMRNDLELLDDDKTSSWTSKLGFRDMKSTIELGVFFDEAAYRIFGPFFRHDMQKLRNMILAYLNGVQALYHHPTLSEEVEIVVVYMEIMRQQPRDMPHYDGERNALLDSFCAYQKRLNSASDTDPEHWDMAVYISGLDFFAWEHGKRNGVTMGLATVGGVCIPDYNCVVAEFGTTNSFGKPYPSTGFTSVFILAHEIGHNLGMHHDGTGNPCPKDGYVMSPSRGVDGETTWSTCSADVVRSLRRFATCLTDKPDSVATDRDAWIFGGVPGRTWTARKQCQLLLLDQDALATESSGMCRNLHCRTPHRSGFYFAGPALEGTECERGKSCQGGECLQAKNTPARPQKPIREGGWSEWKKEKCASGCIDRSRGYQARKRQCTNPRPLNTDRGCEGHSYAVDLCSDDHLCRRRRTIEDFATAKCKEFSRKLPELDKKAPGMQAPHEPGRLWMGCAIFCKRTDTGAYYTPRLELNDLAIDPYFPDGTWCHREGGEDFFCRQHHCLPESFHLQKGDPWLFGEDFLLPGNAAPNSREINENLLLYHSLNANGHPQVKHLNPQDIPDWTDDSNWMDNDYLDLNLIAP, encoded by the exons ATGGAAGTCTTCAGAACGTTTAGTTCGGGAGTTGAGCCACATTCAACAATGCAGCCAAATCCTGTGCTGTGGATTTTTTTGAGCATCGCTGGAGCTTTTCCTTCCCGGGAGAATCTTCATCACTTCATGAATTCCAATGAATTGGG aTACTATTTTGAAACTGATTCCCCGAATTCTGTGCCTGACTACGAGATCCTCCCTCTGGTGATTGCCGAAAGGAGTGCTTTCGGGGACGCTGGCCAGAGGAATCttcatgtgaatttttctGCCTTCAATCAACCCATTTCTCTGCAACTTTTGCCCAATCGTCAGCTGGTTTCACCTCAAATGCGTGCTGTTGAGATTGATCAGGATGGGATTGCTGTGGAAATTCCTCCTGATGATCGGGAGTGTCACTTTCTATCTTCTGGAGACATTCTCGCAGCTGTCAGTATCTGTGATGCTGATGAGGAAGAAGCCATGAATGGGATAGTTATCCTGGGTGAGGATGCCCTAGAGATTCGACCATTAAATACCCGTCTTCGTCAACTCCTGACCGTTCAGGAAGCTCTAGTGGATACACCTACTCCACACCATGGAATTCCTCACCTTATTCGTCGTTCTGCTCATCTTCCTGCTCCCCTGAATGAAGATTATTCTATGAGAAATGATCTGGAGCTTCTAGATGACGACAAAACGTCTTCCTGGACCTCTAAATTGGGTTTCCGTGATATGAAGAGCACCATAGAGCTGGGCGTATTTTTCGATGAGGCTGCTTATCGAATCTTTGGCCCATTCTTCCGGCATGACATgcagaaattgagaaatatgatCCTGGCCTATCTAAATGGCGTCCAGGCGCTCTATCATCATCCCACCCTCAGTGAAGAAGTCGAAATTGTCGTTGTCTACATGGAGATAATGCGTCAACAACCACGGGATATGCCACACTATGATGGTGAACGAAATGCCCTCCTCGACAGTTTCTGTGCCTATCAGAAACGCCTGAATTCAGCTTCAGACACCGATCCTGAGCACTGGGACATGGCAGTGTACATCTCAGGGTTGGATTTCTTCGCATGGGAGCATGGGAAGCGCAATGGGGTAACAATGGGGCTAGCCACAGTGGGTGGTGTCTGCATACCCGACTACAATTGCGTCGTGGCTGAATTTGGAACGACAAATTCCTTTGGGAAACCCTACCCATCCACGGGATTTACATCAGTCTTCATCCTAGCCCATGAGATTGGTCACAATTTAGGGATGCATCACGATGGAACTGGGAATCCTTGCCCAAAAGATGGGTACGTCATGTCACCATCTCGAGGAGTTGATGGTGAAACAACTTGGTCAACGTGCAGTGCTGATGTTGTTCGATCCCTCAGGCGTTTTGCCACCTGTTTAACAGATAAACCTGACTCAGTGGCCACAGATCGGGATGCATGGATTTTTGGAGGAGTCCCCGGACGCACATGGACAGCACGGAAGCAATGTCAACTCCTGCTACTCGATCAGGATGCTCTAGCCACGGAATCTTCCGGTATGTGTCGCAATCTTCACTGTCGTACTCCACATAGGAGTGGATTTTACTTTGCTGGACCTGCCCTGGAGGGAACAGAGTGTGAACGTGGGAAATCCTGCCAAGGTGGGGAGTGTCTTCAGGCAAAGAATACCCCAGCACGTCCACAGAAACCCATCAGGGAGGGTGGATGGAGTGAgtggaagaaggaaaaatgcgCTTCGGGATGTATCGATAGATCTCGTGGGTATCAAGCCAGGAAGCGACAGTGTACAAATCCTCGACCCCTCAACACCGATCGTGGCTGCGAAGGTCATTCATACGCCGTTGATCTCTGCTCTGATGATCATCTCTGTCGTCGTCGACGGACAATTGAAGATTTCGCCACGGCCAAGTGCAAGGAGTTCAGTCGAAAACTTCCGGAATTGGACAAGAAAGCTCCCGGAATGCAGGCTCCCCATGAACCTGGTCGTCTTTGGATGGGCTGTGCGATCTTCTGCAAACGCACTGATACTGGAGCCTACTACACCCCACGCCTTGAGCTCAATGATCTGGCAATTGATCCATACTTCCCCGATGGAACGTGGTGTCATCGTGAAGGCGGAGAAGATTTCTTCTGCCGTCAGCATCACTGCCTTCCGGAGAGTTTTCATCTCCAAAAGGGAGATCCGTGGCTCTTTGGTGAAGATTTTCTCCTCCCTGGCAATGCTGCGCCAAATTCCCGCGAAATCAATGAGAATCTTCTTCTCTATCATTCCCTAAATGCCAATGGGCATCCTCAGGTGAAGCATCTTAATCCCCAAGATATTCCCGATTGGACAGATGATTCCAATTGGATGGATAATGATTATTTAGATCTCAATTTAATTGCTccgtaa
- the LOC129796475 gene encoding sorting nexin-14-like isoform X1 has translation MSILYLTRLVVNFWLDSVTCLVSIGVVLFTAVCVTVSLTLGLFIIVLYICGAIAGAVLLSNRASVAKYIEFLGFRNYVTKETPECELCGGRRCERHRAHQWRPREPWRGWSVDEQLDKAVDRFYTRILTSFVESWFSLVSRNENFVQLLKENLREATCRLILKIRQIDAPVLITDKLLPCAFAHHETVAKMLADGVPVDKLSATFVHQELTVHPATLNRRAELEYLRGVARCLMPRLINTDQLDSKVLGTLLRELLTCWVFLPLLDAISDPNLINLLIIVATNPRHSPINFRDSQRVTFLEAFARRRDTPSPPPTTWSSCDDLLGDQTKLYSFMQFLKREGAVDVLRFHLDVDNLNRELLDPRVTTDPEKVSALQQQSEKLLTTYQTQMQKEFGGCSAKTLTEAHEAVKASLQGHWRRAFRRTPEYFRLVYGDKDVHALEMSHGHDHGNSTVSRLSKLKGVIRGAVDGAPLEATEIPTVWDAFSETQAAAPNPTIYSSMTQKLRKERGQNLDNFMVSFMQSIEQTTDVGEDVIELREENERQQRPNPPGRNLIYGDLFAVHKNAHLLHNSSLALPYTIKGPSQCLVYILTRILVVPTVIVKFILALIRLSRTTVDSLICRGLAKLLQVGLHEPRLAFLLTLLEEQIFDEKHTQVGEMELQQRRDLARMRIVRVARQLGSVVDTLQSPALNKHLIYCLFDTILAEMFPEMDHSARE, from the exons ATGTCCATTCTCTACTTGACCCGCCTGGTGGTAAACTTCTGGCTAGACAGCGTCACGTGCCTCGTGAGCATCGGGGTGGTTCTCTTTACGGCCGTCTGCGTCACAGTCAG TCTCACCTTGGGCCTCTTTATTATTGTCCTCTACATCTGTGGCGCCATCGCCGGAGCAGTATTACTAAGCAATAGAGCCTCCGTTGCCAAATATATCGAATTCCTTGGCTTCCGGAATTAT GTCACCAAAGAGACTCCTGAGTGTGAACTGTGCGGTGGACGACGATGTGAACGTCATAGAGCACACCAGTGGCGCCCACGGGAACCCTGGCGGGGATGGAGTGTGGATGAACAGCTTGATAAGGCTGTGGATCGCTTCTACACGCGTATCCTCACAAGCTTCGTTGAGAGTTGGTTCTCCCTCGTGTCACGCAATGAGAATTTCGTGCAGTTGCTGAAGGAGAACCTCCGCGAGGCAACGTGTCGGCTTATCCTGAAAATCCGCCAAATTGACGCACCTGTCCTCATCACAGACAAACTCCTACCGTGTGCATTCGCCCACCACGAAACGGTGGCTAAAATGCTAGCTGATGGCGTGCCTGTGGACAAGCTGTCGGCAACATTTGTACACCAGGAACTCACCGTACATCCAGCCACCCTCAATCGGCGTGCTGAACTCGAATACCTCCGTGGTGTGGCACGATGCCTCATGCCACGCCTCATTAACACAGATCAGCTGGATAGCAAAGTTCTCGGGACGCTTCTGCGTGAGCTGCTAACGTGTTGGGTCTTCCTGCCACTCCTGGATGCCATTTCCGATCCCAATCTCATCAATCTCCTCATCATTGTGGCCACAAATCCACGACACAGCCCCATCAACTTCCGCGATAGCCAACGTGTTACATTCCTCGAAGCTTTTGCACGACGACGTGATACCCCATCACCACCCCCTACGACGTGGTCATCGTGCGATGACCTTCTGGGTGATCAAACAAAGCTCTACTCCTTCATGCAATTCCTCAAGCGCGAGGGGGCCGTGGATGTATTGCGTTTTCACCTGGACGTTGACAATCTCAACAGGGAATTGCTGGATCCGCGTGTTACGACGGATCCGGAAAAAGTTTCAGCACTGCAGCAACAATCGGAGAAGTTGCTCACCACCTATCAGACGCAGATGCAGAAGGAATTTGGGGGGTGTAGTGCAAAAACCCTCACGGAGGCACACGAAGCTGTGAAGGCGAGCCTTCAGGGGCACTGGCGAAGAGCCTTCCGGCGGACACCAGAGTACTTCCGGCTTGTCTACGGCGACAAGGACGTTCATGCCCTTGAGATGAGTCATGGCCACGATCATGGAAACTCCACGGTTTCCAGACTATCCAAACTCAAGGGGGTCATTCGGGGAGCAGTGGATGGGGCTCCGCTAGAGGCTACGGAAATTCCCACCGTATGGGATGCGTTTAGTGAAACACAg gctGCTGCACCAAATCCTACCATCTACAGTTCCATGACGCAGAAATTGCGAAAGGAACGCGGACAGAATTTGGACAATTTCATGGTGAGCTTCATGCAGTCCATTGAACAGACCACGGATGTGGGGGAGGATGTGATTGAGTTGCGGGAAGAGAATGAACGGCAGCAACGTCCCAATCCTCCGGGACGGAATCTCATCTACGGGGATTTATTTGCCGTACACAAAAATGCCCATCTACTGCACAATTCTTCCCTGGCGCTGCCTTACACCATCAAGGGACCATCGCAGTGTCTCGTGTACATTT TGACTCGAATTCTTGTTGTACCAACTGTGATAGTTAAATTCATTCTGGCCCTAATACGTCTCTCACGCACCACGGTGGATTCCCTAATTTGCCGTGGCTTGGCCAAACTGCTCCAGGTGGGTTTGCACGAGCCACGTCTTGCATTCCTCCTCACCCTGCTGGAAGAGCAAATTTTCGATGAGAAGCACACCCAAGTGGGTGAAATGGAGCTCCAGCAGCGCCGTGACTTGGCTAGAATGCGAATTGTACGCGTAGCACGGCAACTGGGTAGTGTTGTGGACACCCTGCAGTCCCCTGCACTCAATAAGCACCTCATCTACTGTCTCTTTGACACAATTCTCGCGGAAATGTTCCCCGAAATGGATCATTCTGCACGTGAATAG
- the LOC129796481 gene encoding equilibrative nucleoside transporter 4 — protein MERENAHNDDAESTADFRNTYEPLGGSRRHYEPSESPDTDTGPPKDRKHIVYLALLTAGIGFVLPYNSFIIAADYWQARFPGRSVALDMSMTYILVAFATVLLNNVFLSLVPFKIRVQFGYAISFTTLVFVALCEVAWHMFAATTAYSVNLAAVSLVAIGCTVQQSSFYGFASMLPKQYTQAVMAGESLAGFLVSSNRVMTKLLIENNRLSTMIFFLTSSVYIGISYVLHTVTVHSPFVRYHIKACAKIVLQPYEARQSDSIDGEATKYGVLTLDPSSPTQPASALSFSNPVYELSNPTAGESSLDAALSDGGSPAPPTVTTEPSVAFKVEHVLTPGSCSRGRLGDFRTGLEARWRVAHAIYPYMVCIALAYCVTLSLYPGIESEIVSCALGSWMPVLLMFTFNTADVLGKILAAIPYSWSRRQLTLMSGLRTLLVPLLLLCCTPRERPVVSGETPAFFFTAALGLSNGLAGSLPMILAPAKVPATLKEVSGNMMTLSYQVGLTAGSLLGYMFDSILGPQLPNPCPVYPYIPSSPVINTTTMATTTISTSTLLTTTTVVLNTTQKLLTTVASNFITTAAGDAVADEMPHIFSIASTAFYNSTQLLNNTSYELSDITN, from the exons ATGGAGAGGGAGAATGCACATAATGATGATGCAGAGTCTACGGCAGATTTTAGGAATACATATGAACCTCTTGGGGGTTCACGACGTCACTATGAACCATCTGAGAGTCCAGATACTGACACAGGACCGCCCAAGGATAGGAAACATATCGTCTATCTGGCTCTTCTCACGGCTGGCATTGGATTTGTTCTGCCGTACAACAG CTTTATCATTGCAGCTGACTACTGGCAAGCGAGATTCCCAGGAAGATCTGTAGCTCTGGACATGAGCATGACATATATTCTTGTTGCTTTTGCCACAGTTCTACTCAATAATGTTTTTCTCTCGTTGGTCCCTTTCAAAATTCGCGTGCAATTTG GATATGCTATTTCATTCACAACCCTCGTTTTTGTGGCATTGTGTGAAGTGGCGTGGCATATGTTTGCCGCTACAACAGCCTATTCGGTGAATTTAGCAGCAGTATCACTCGTTGCAATTGGCTGCACGGTGCAACAGTCAAGCTTCTACGGATTCGCCAGTATGCTACCGAAGCAGTACACACAAGCCGTAATGGCGGGTGAGAGTTTGGCGGGATTTCTCGTCTCATCAAATCGCGTAATGACGAAGCTTCTAATTGAGAATAATCGCCTATCAACAATGATATTCTTTCTCACATCGAGTGTCTACATTGGGATAAGTTATGTCCTGCACACTGTTACCGTGCACTCACCCTTTGTACGCTACCACATTAAGGCGTGCGCCAAAATTGTCCTGCAACCATACGAGGCACGACAATCGGATTCAATTGATGGTGAAGCCACAAAGTATGGTGTACTAACACTCGATCCCAGCTCACCAACACAACCGGCATCAGCACTTAGCTTCAGCAATCCCGTCTACGAACTCTCCAATCCCACCGCGGGGGAAAGTAGCCTCGATGCTGCACTATCAGATGGTGGCTCACCAGCTCCACCTACGGTAACAACTGAACCCAGTGTTGCCTTCAAAGTGGAACATGTTCTCACACCAGGATCATGCAGTCGAGGTCGTCTTGGGGATTTTCGTACTGGTCTCGAAGCACGCTGGCGAGTTGCACATGCCATCTACCCATACATGGTGTGCATCGCTCTGGCCTACTGTGTCACACTCTCCCTCTATCCAGGGATTGAATCGGAGATTGTATCATGTGCCCTGGGATCATGGATGCCTGTTCTCTTGATGTTCACCTTCAATACAGCTGACGTTTTGGGAAAAATACTTGCTGCTATCCCATATTCCTGGTCTCGACGACAACTAACACTCATGTCGGGTCTGAGGACACTCCTAGTGCCACTTTTACTACTCTGCTGCACACCACGTGAACGACCTGTTGTGAGTGGAGAGACACCGGCTTTCTTCTTTACAGCCGCCCTTGGCCTGTCCAATGGGCTTGCTGGAAGTCTCCCCATGATTCTGGCACCTGCCAAAGTACCGGCAACACTTAAGGAAGTAAGTGGCAACATGATGACACTCTCATACCAAGTGGGACTCACAGCGGGTTCCCTCCTTGGCTACATGTTTGACTCAATCTTAGGGCCACAATTGCCCAATCCATGTCCCGTCTATCCCTACATTCCGTCGTCGCCTGTGATAAATACCACAACAATGGCCACTACGACCATTTCAACGAGCACACTACTGACAACAACAACAGTTGTGCTCAATACAACACAGAAACTCCTTACCACGGTGGCGTCCAACTTTATCACAACTGCTGCTGGGGATGCTGTTGCCGATGAAATGCCACACATCTTCTCAATTGCTTCTACAGCATTTTACAACTCTACGCAGCTTCTCAATAATACATCATATGAACTCAGTGATATTACCAATTGA
- the LOC129796484 gene encoding uncharacterized protein LOC129796484 encodes MYRGTGIKHQVEMLGSAVMVQDSTPATEDCMAENVALVPRKNDFLAVSIDSQNNRMRVALGVLMKLLVPILNGVVKGWHGIRGIRILRSLRNLRSSRGLLTNLLAYTANSVSMSLSSVQVVHKIDPLLKMMKLKRGSALPGRIPALLMEEPEKCVTLNVLAEPPAGTQIRADVIFIHGLHGSLVNTWKQGMWDVNGRRQRIQQNVERPPRPPIRPPKRPRHSHQIPPPPHVAKRARHYSNPLLNDEEFENLIRRVCFEAQQNLAHCFNDESVWEEKQLRLPTFRTRYSEDDLRECPGTPPHAAPEDPSGEPYSKCWPRDWLPVSCPGVRVIALNYTTDPYLWRPVWVKKRNRTSLVERSREMTELLIQHRVGVGHPIVWVGHSKGGIFIKQIIVDAWESGRAERAPLWQSSRGILFYSVPHRGSSLADFNLPLLRQSVELTEIQKNCQSILELHRRFLALYYGGQLKIRVYSFIETALTLMSVLYLRIVGVDSADPGIGEVCGVHLDHREICKPRNRNCILYTELTKMINKVS; translated from the exons ATGTATCGAGGCACGGGAATAAAACATCAAGTTGAGATGCTTGGAAGTGCTGTGATGGTTCAAGATTCAACTCCTGCCACGGAGGATTGCATGGCGGAGAATGTGGCTCTTGTGCCGCGCAAAAATGACTTCCTGGCGGTATCAATTGA TTCACAGAACAATCGAATGCGAGTCGCCCTTGGTGTCCTTATGAAGCTCCTCGTACCCATTCTCAATGGTGTCGTAAAGGGCTGGCATGGGATCCGGGGAATTCGAATTCTACGCTCCCTGCGAAATTTACGCTCCAGCCGGGGTTTGCTTACGAATCTCCTCGCATACACGGCCAATTCTGTCTCCATGAGTCTCTCATCCGTGCAGGTGGTCCACAAGATCGATCCTCTGCTGAAGATGATGAAATTGAAACGTGGATCTGCTCTTCCGGGACGCATTCCTGCCCTCCTTATGGAGGAACCTGAAAAATGCGTGACGCTGAATGTTCTGGCTGAGCCACCAGCGGGTACACAAATTCGCGCGGATGTCATCTTCATCCATGGGCTGCACGGATCATTGGTGAATACGTGGAAGCAGGGTATGTGGGATGTCAATGGACGACGACAGCGCATCCAGCAGAATGTTGAGCGTCCACCACGACCACCTATTAGGCCTCCCAAACGTCCCCGGCACTCCCATCAGATTCCTCCGCCACCACATGTGGCAAAACGGGCACGTCACTACTCCAATCCACTGCTGAATGATGAGGAATTTGAGAACCTCATCCGGAGGGTGTGCTTCGAGGCACAACAAAATCTTGCTCATTGCTTCAATGATGAGAGTGTCTGGGAAGAAAAGCAATTGAGGCTTCCTACTTTTAGAACACGCTACTCTGAGGATGATCTACGCGAGTGCCCAGGAACACCTCCACATGCTGCACCTGAAGATCCCTCCGGGGAGCCATACAGTAAATGTTGGCCACGCGATTGGCTGCCCGTTAGCTGTCCAGGTGTTCGGGTGATTGCTCTAAATTACACAACGGATCCCTACTTATGGCGTCCAGTGTGGGTAAAGAAGCGCAATAGGACATCTCTTGTGGAACGTTCCAGGGAGATGACTGAACTCCTCATACAGCACCGTGTTGGTGTTGGGCACCCCATTGTATGGGTGGGACATTCCAAGGGAGGCATCTTCATCAAGCAGATCATTGTCGATG CATGGGAGAGTGGGCGCGCTGAGAGGGCTCCACTTTGGCAATCAAGTCGAGGGATTCTCTTCTATTCCGTACCTCACCGAGGAAGTTCCTTGGCTGACTTCAACTTACCCCTTCTGAGGCAATCAGTGGAACTCACAGAAATTCAAAAGA atTGCCAGAGCATCTTGGAGCTTCACAGACGCTTCTTGGCCCTCTACTATGGCGGACAGCTTAAGATTCGCGTCTACAGCTTCATCGAAACCGCCCTAACACTCATGTCTGTGCTGTACCTGCGCATTGTGGGTGTGGATTCAGCAGATCCTGGTATCGGGGAGGTCTGTGGCGTCCATTTGGATCACCGAGAAATCTGCAAACCACGCAACCGCAATTGCATTCTGTACACCGAACTCACCAAAATGATTAACAAAGtcagttaa